The window GAGCCGCCGGGCGACCTCGATGAGGACGGCGTCGCCCGAGTTGTGCCCGAACCGGTCGTTGATCGACTTGAACCCGTCGAGGTCGCAGAAGAGCACCGCGAGCCCCTTGGTCCCGTCGTCCCGCTCGTCCTCGGGCGCGACGGTGTGCACATGGTGGTCGAAGGCGTCGAACGGTTCACCGGTCCGGTTGAAACCGAAGGCGTGCCCGCTGTGCCCCGCGGCCTCGTAGTCGTCGAAGGACGGGTGCGGCAGCCGCGCCGCGTGCTCGCCGTGCTCCCCGAACTCGCCGTGCCCGGCGCCGACCTCTCCCTGCTCCCCGAAGGGCCCGAAGGCCGCGTTCATCGAGTCGGCCGCCGCGCCGGCCGGGAGCGACTGGGGGCGCGGGCAGAGACGCGCGGCCAGGCGCGAGCGCAGCTCGGCCGAGTTCGGCAGGCCGGTGAGGGCGTCGTGCGAGGCCCGGTGCGCGAGCTGCAGCTCACGCCGCTTGCGCTCCTCTATGTCCTCGACGTGGGTGAGCAGGAAACGGGGCCCGTCGGCGGCGTCCGCGACCACGCTGTTGCGCAGCGACACCCAGACGTACGTCCCGTCGCGCCGCCCGAGCCGCAGCTCCGCGCGCCCGCCCTCGGCGGAGGTCCGCAGGAGGGTGCCTATGTCCTCGGGGTGGACGAGGTCGGAGAAGGAGTAGCGCCGCATCGCGGAGGCGGGCCGCCCGAGCAGCCGGCACAGCGCGTCGTTGGTCCGCAGGATCCGGCCGTGCTGGTCGCCGCCCATCTCGGCGATGGCCATGCCGGAGGGGGCGTACTCGAAGGCCTGCCGGAAGGACTCCTCGCTGGCGCGCAGCGCCTGCTGCTCCCTTTCGAGCCTGACCAGCGCACGCTGCATGTTGGCGCGCAGGCGAGCGTTGCTGATCGCGATGGCGGCCTGGAATGCGTACATCTGGAGCGCTTCGCGTCCCCATGCGCCCGGTCGCCGGCCGTTGCGCGGCCGGTCCACGGACACGACACCGAGCAGTTCGCCGCAGGAGGCGCCACCGGCGCCCGGGGTGTACATCGGGGCGAAGAGGCGGTCCGAGGGATGCCACTCGTCCTCGAACCGGGGGGCGGGGCCGTCGGTGTACCACTGCGGTACGTCGTCCTCGTCGAGCACCCAGCCCTCGGTGTGGGGTATGAACCGCAGGTCGCCCCAGGCCTCGCCCATGGTCAGCCGTCGCTCCCAGGATTCGCGGGAGCCGACGCGGCCGGTGATCAGGGCCTCGGCGGCGCTGTTCCCGGCGAGGGCGGCGACGACCAGGTCGCCGTCGGGGCGGACGAGGTTCACGCAGGCCAGTTCGTAGCCCAGGCCGTTGACCACGCCGTCGGCGACGGTCTGCAGCGTGTCGGCCAGGCTGCGCGCGGTGTTCATGTCCGCCATCACCTGGTGCAACTGCCGCAGCGTCGTCAGACGGACGTAGGGCTCCGAATCGGTTTCCATTCGCCCTCCCCCCGAGATCTCGTGGCAGCTCCAGGCTCCAGGTAACCTGCTTAACTCGCGGGCTTACTACCGCTTACAGTTCCCGCTTACAGCTTGCAGCGTCCCCGCCACTGAATCACAGCGCGAAGCCCACTCGGTACACAGGGTCAACAAAATATGGCTCCTGTGACTCAAGTCACAACAGAACATGAGCAATTGAGTGGAGTTTATGCGTTTCTCTCGTGCGTTTTTTGAACAGAATTCAGAACTCTGTGTAGGCGCTGCGCGCGGGGCTGACCGGCGCGGATGGCCGACAGCCGGGCCCACCAGGGCTCCTGGCATGAGCCCGTCAGTGACACCGTGGAGCGCCGCCGCCTGACGGCGGACGAGTCGGAGCGGGACAAAAGCGATCCCGACCGGACGCGAAGCCACATGGAGGACGTCCGCGAGGGCGAGGACCTTACTTGTGGACGGCCGGGGCCCCGGAGGCCTTGCACAGGCCCTTGGAAGGCCTGTGGCCCGTGGAAGGTCTGTGGCCCCTGCAAGGCCTGTGGAAGGCTTATGGGGCCCTAGGTCGCAGGTCCGGGGGCGGATCGGGCGGGGGCCCGATGTGGTGGGCGTGGGCCGGGAGCTAGCGTGCTGGCGTGCCGAAGAACTCGCTGTCAGCCCCTCCCCCGGCTTCGCCCGGCTTTCCCCCCTCGGTACATGCTGAGGGGGTGAGCGAAGACGAATTCCGTGCCGCGATGTCCCGGCTGGCGGCCGGTGTGGTCCTGGTCACCGCGCACGAGGCGGCGCTGGACCCGGAGGGACCGCGCGGCGAGGACGTCGGGATGACGGCCACCTCCTTCATGTCCGTGTCCCTGGACCCGCCCCTCGTCATGGTCAGCCTCCGCGAGGGCTCCCGGATGGACGACCTCCTCGCCGAGCAGCCGCTGTGGGCGGTCTCCGTCCTGTCCGAGCACCAGCGCACCGCCGCGGCCCGCTTCGCCATGAAGAACCGCGTGAGCGACCGCCTCCTCTTCGCGGACCTCGCACACACCAGGGGCGGAATCACCGGCGCGCCCCTGATCGACGGCGCCCTCGCCACCCTGGAGTGCCGCACCGAGCAGCGGGTGACCGCCGGCGACCACACCCTGGTCATCGGCCGGGTCCTCGCCTCGACGGCGGCAGGCGCGAACGCGGGCCCGCTCAGCTACTTCCGGGGCCGCTACCGGCAACTGGCCCCGTAGGACGCGCCGTGCGGACCGGCGGGGCGCGGCAGGGCACGCGCGTGGGAACCGGGCCCGGGAACCGGGCGCGGGAACCGTGGGCGAGGGCCTCAGCCCCAGTCCCGCCCCTGCCGCCCCCGTTTGGTGTCGGACCGCTGCTTCTTCTCTCGCAGCCGCCGTTCGTTGATGCCACGCGGAATACGGGTCGCCCGGCGCGGCTTGGGCGGCGGCGCGGTCGCCTCGGCGAGCAGCGCGGCCAGACGGACGGCGGCGGTCTCGCGGTTGCGCCACTGGGAGCGGTGCTCGGAGGCCCGGACGCTGATGACGCCGTCGACGAGCCGCCCCGCGAGCCGCTCCAGCGCCCGCGCCTTCCACACTTCGGGCAGTGCCTCGGTGTTCGCCAGGTCGAACCGCAGCTCGACCTGGGAGTCACTGGTGTTGACGTGCTGCCCGCCGGGACCGGAGGAGCGGGAGAAACGCCACTGGAGCTCGGCCTCGGGAAGCGAGACGGAGCCACGGATGACGTGAGGACCGGACATGCCCCCATGGTCGCGCGGATGTCCGGTCCACGTCACGCCCTTTTCACCACGCCCGGGAAGCATGAGTAAAGAAAGTAAAAACCGCAGGAACCTCTGGCGCCCCTCCCGACGTTCATAGGGGTACAGGTAGCTTCGTCCCCGGCACGAAGCCCCGTAAGGCACGTACGCAACGAGGGAAGGACTCCCAACCATGGCTGTAAGCCTGTCCAAGGGTGGCAACGTCTCGCTCACCAAGGAGGCTCCGGGCCTGACCGCCGTCACCGTGGGCCTGGGCTGGGACGTCCGCACCACCACCGGCACGGACTTCGACCTCGACGCCTCCGCGATCGCGGTCAACCCGCAGGGCAAGGTCTATTCGGACGGTCACTTCGTCTTCTTCAACAACAAGCAGACCCCGGACCAGACCATCGTCCACACCGGCGACAACCGCACGGGCGAGGGCGCGGGCGACGACGAGGCGATCAACGTCAACCTGGCGGGTCTCCCCGCCGACGTCGACAAGATCGTCTTCCCGGTCTCCATCTACGACGCCGAGAACCGCTCGCAGAACTTCGGCCAGGTCCGCAACGCCTACATCCGCATCGTCAACCAGGCCGGCGGCGCCGAGATCGCCCGCTACGACCTCTCCGAGGACGCGGCCACCGAGACGGCGATGGTCTTCGGCGAGCTGTACCGCAACGGCGCCGAGTGGAAGTTCCGCGCCGTCGGTCAGGGTTACGCCTCGGGCCTCGTCGGCATCGCCCAGGACTTCGGCGTCAACGTCTGACGTCTCCTGACGGCCCGACGGCTCGGCCCCGTGGCCTCGGCCCCAGGGCTCGGACCGACGGCCTCACGGCTCGGCCCGACGTCCGGAAGGGGCATCGCCGCCCCGCCGCACGCACTGCCGAAGGCCCCGCCGCGACCCTCAGCGTCGCAGCGGGGCCTTCGGCCGTCCCGGGCGCGCGCGACCCCCCGCCGCGAGTCCCGCTCACCCTCAGCTCACACCCGCCAGTCGGCGGAGTACTGGATGTGCAGTGAGGCGGGCACGCCCCGTCGGTTCCACGGGCGCGACCAGGGCCCCGCGCCCAGTTCCACGCAGTAGTGCTGGGCGGGCGGATGCCGGTGCGGGAACGACGGGGCCTCGTCGACGAGCCCCCGCAGGAGGGTGCCGTGCTCGCGGGAGGCGGTGGGGCTGCCCACGACGAAGAGCGTGTGCGCGGCCAGGTCGAAGGCGAGATGGTCGCGGTAGGAGCGGTAGTGCCGCCGTTCGTGGCGGATGGCGTCCTCCTCCGGGACGTCCCGCTCCGGCGTGCCCGTCGTCTGCGGCCTGCCCGCGTCGAGCCGTGCGCGCACCCGCTTCCACGAGGCGGTCGGAAACCCCAGCCTGTGGTGGAGCAGAACCAGGTCCAGCGAGACGGGTTCACCGTCACCGGCCGTGACGCCGTCGGGAGCGGGTTGGGCGCGGATCGGCAGATGGACCAGCGAACGGGCGGACCGGGCGGCCAGCGCCCACAGGGCGACCAGCTGTTCCGCGCCGGCCCGGTCGGCGTACATCGACAGCCAGTGACCGTCGTCGCGCAACACCAGCCGTGCCGGTGACGGGACCGGCCGGATCACCCGGAACTCGTCGCCGCCCAGCCGGGCCCTGTGCACCCGCACCCGCTGCTCCACGCGCCCCCTCACCTCTCCACTCTTCACGGCCTCCGCACGTCGGGGAGAACTGTAGGTCCGGTCGGACCGCTCGGTCCCGAGCCGTTGTCGGACCCCGTCGATAGCGTGCGGGCCATGCTGCTCACACCCCTGCGCACCGCCGAGGACGGAACCGTCCCCGGCCCCCTCCTCACCGAACTCACCGCCCTGTACGCCGCCCACCGCGACTTCTACGCCCTGAGCGGTGACTTCCCGGACGCGAACGACATCCGGCCCGAACAGGTGGCCGCGGCACTGGCGGTGGAGCTGGCCGACCCGGAGGCGGAGATCCTGCTCGCGCGCGACGCCGGAGAGGACGGCGAGACCGGGCGGAGCGGCGAGGGGCGGCTCGTCGGGGTCGCCATCACCCTCGCCCGTCATCCCGATCCGGCCGACCCCGACCCGTGGATCGGGCTCCTGCTCGTCGACCCCACCGCTCAACGGCGGGGATACGGCAGCCAGTTGGCGAGCCTCGTCGAGGAACGGTTCCGGCGGGCCGGGCGCACCGCCGTACGGTTGGCGGTACTCGACAACAACCCCAGGGGCCTCGCGTTCTGGACGGCCCTCGGCTACGAGGTCGTGGAGCACCGCCCGGACCGGCAACTGGGGCGCCCCTGCGCCGTGTTGCGCAAGACGCTGCGTACGGCACGGCAGGCCGCGCGGGTCGCCGTACTCGACCCGGACGGTGCGGTCTTCCTGTTCGAGTACCACAACGAGGAGGTGGGCTCGCACTGGGCCCTGCCCGGTGGCGGTCTGGAGGCCGGTGAGACACCGCGCGAGGGCGCCCTGCGGGAACTGCGCGAGGAGACGGGCTGGACGGACGTGGAGCCGGACGCCTTCCTCCACACCTGGACCCATGACTTCACCCGCGCCGGCGTCCCCGTCCGCCAGCACGACCACCTGTACGTGGCACGGGCCCCGCGCCGCGAGCCGGTCGGCGGCCCCCTCGCCGGCGCGCGCGCCGAGGAGGGCATCCTGAGCTGGCGCTGGTGGACCCGCCAGGAACTCACCGAGGCGAGCGGGGCGGTGTGGCCGCCCCGACTGCCCCGGCTGCTCACGGAGTTCGAGGAGTCGGAGCGGCCGCCACGACGAGGGGACTGACTCCCCTCAGGCCCGGGGCGGTCTGCCCTCCCCGTACAGCCAGTCCTTCCAGACCGGGCTCAGGTCCGCGTCCGGAGCCGCCTTTCCGGCGTACTTCTCCACGTACGCCGTGAAGTCGGCCGTGTCCGCGTTGCCGTGGCGGTGGGCGGTCGCCCAGCCCCGGATGAGCGCGAAGAAGGCGTCGTCGCCGACGGCCTTACGGATCTTGTGCAGCACCATGGCCCCGCGCTCGTACACCGGGCTGTCGGAGATACGGGCGGCGCTCGGCGGCTTCGCGGGCGGGAAGTCCCAGACCGCCTCGCTCTCGTCGGCGTCCTGGAAGTACTCGCCCTCGTACAGCGCGTCGAAGGACTCCTGGGCGGTGTCTCCGCCGTGGTCCTCCTCCCACAGCCACTCGGCGTAGGTGGCGAAGCCCTCGTTGAGCCACATGTCCCGCCAGCTTCTCGGGGTCACGGAGTCGCCGTACCACTGGTGGGCCAGCTCGTGGACGAGGAGCGGGAGGCCGGGCGCGCCGGGGAAGACCGGGCGGTTCTGGGTCTCCAGCGCGTACGCCACGTCCTGCGGCCGGTCGACGATCGCACCGGTCGAGGAGAAGGGGTACGGGCCGAAGATCCCCTCCGCCCAGTCGATGACCTCGGGGATCCGGTCCAGGACCGCACGGCTGTCCTCGGCCTGGGTGGGATCGACGGCGACGTACACCGGAAGCCGGCCCGCGCCCCGGTCCGCTCCCCCGCCCGCTTCGACCGTCGAGCGCCTGATCTCGAACCGGCCGATCGCGATCGTGGCCAGATAGCTCGCCATCGGCTCGGCGACGCGCCAGGTGTACGTCGTACGGCCGCCCTCGCCGGACTCGCTCGTCAACTCCCCGTTGGAGACGGCCCGCAGGCCCTCGGGCACGGTGACCGTGATGTCGTAGGCCGCCTTGTCGGAGGGGTGGTGGTTGCCGGGGAACCAGGTCATCGAGCCCGCCGGTTCGCCGAGGGCGAGGACGCCGTCGGCGGTCGGCAGCCAGCCCTCCCGGGAGCCGTCCGGGTCGGTGATCGTCTCCGGGGTGCCCGAGTACCGCACCCTCGTACGGAACGTCTCCCCCGCGCGGAGCCCGCCCCCGGGGGTGACCGTCAGCTCCTGCCCCGCCCGCTTCCAGCGTGCCGCCGCGCCCTCGACGGCGACCGACTCGACGTCCATACCCGACAGGTCGAGGTTGAACGAGCCGAGGTCCCGGGTCGCCCTGGCGGTGATGACGGCGGTGCCGCGCAGGCGGCCGCCGGACCCGGCCTCGGACGGGGCTGTGTACCCGAGGGTGAGGGCGTAGTGCGTGACGTCGTAGCCGCCGTTGCCGAGCTGCGGGAAGTACGGGTCGCGCAGGCCCGCGGCTCCCTTGCCGGCCACGGCCTCGCCACCGCCCTCGGCGCACGACGTGAGCGTGAGCGCGAGCGCGACGGTGAGCAGGGCGGCCGGGACAACCGGGGCGGATCGGGACACGTCGGCGATCCTATGAGGACATGACACCATCGCCTACGTGCTCGACATCGGCTACGCCCTCTCCAACCGCTTCCCCGACCCGCCGCAGACGGACTACCGCCGCGCCGACGTGTACGCGCTGCGGCACGACCTGTTCTGCGGGGACGTCTACCTCGCCGACACGAAGGCGGACCGGGAGCTGTCCACAGCCTGGGGATGGGTGCCGGTGCTGGACTTCGCGTGGGCGCTGTGCGACATCGTGGAGCGGCTCGACCAGGACCCGGCCGGGTCCCGCGCCTCCCGGCCCCAGCGCGCGGAACTCGACTTCACCGAGTCCACCGACCGCATGCTCTTCGAGCGGCGCTTCGGCTGGGTGGACGTCGAGGCGGACTGGATGCGGGCCGAGGACCCCCCGCTGACCTTCTCCCACTCCGAACTCCGCCGCGAGGCCCGCGACTTCCTGCACGACGTGATCGCCGACCTCTGCGACCTCCACGAAACGCTGGCCGAGAACCCGGCGATCTGGACCCTCCAGTCCCGCTTCCCGAGGATGCCGTAGGGGGCCTGCCCCGTTCGCCCGCGGGCCCGGTGGGGGCTGATCGCGCAGTTCCCCGCGCCCCTGAAAGACACGGGCCCTGCGGGCCTGAAGGCCATGGCCCCGCGCCCCTGAAAGCCCAGGCCTTGCGGGCCTGAAATCCAAGGCCCCGCGGGCCCGAAAGGCAACGGCCCCGCGGGCCTGAAGGGCAGTGGGCGCAGCCCCTGCTTTTCAGGGGCGCGGGGAACTGCGCGAGAACCCCCACCGGACCCGCGGACGGGGGTCGAAGGGGCGCAGCCCCTCAGGACGGGACGGGTAGGGGCGGCGGGGGCGAGACACACCCCGGCACCCCAGAGGTCACCCCTCCACCCGAATCCCCATCTCCCCCGCCAACACCGGCGCCAGATCCATCAACTGCGCCGCACTGATCACGGCCCCGGACAACCGCTCCACCCCCCGCACGATCTCCACCGACGCGGCCCCCCGCAGATCCACATCCACGAAGCTCACCCCGGTCAGATCCACCCCCTTCAACGCACACCCCGCGAACGAGACCCGCTCCAACCGCGCACCCCCGAAATCCGGCTCGACCAGCACACAGTCCTCGAACACCACGTCCCGAAGCCGAGCCTCCCGCAGATTCAGGTAGTCGATCTTCCCCCCGCGCACCAGCACCCGCTCCAGCACGCCGCCGTGCAACTGCACCCCACCGAGCCGCGCGTCAACCAGCTCCACATCCCGCAGCGTCGCCCCGGCCAGATTCGTCCCCACCCCCCGTATCCCGGTGAGGACGGAATCGAGCACCCGAGCCCGCTGCAACCGCGTCTCGTCCAGCGCGCACCCCGTCAGCGCACAGTCCATGAACCGCGCACCCCCGCCGTCCTGCCCGACGAAGTCCAGCTCCCGGAACTCCAGCCCGTCATAGTCCCCGTCGGGCTCCAGCTCTCCGCCCCCGAACACCTCCAGCACCGGCAACCGCACCTCCGGCCGCCGCGCCGCCTTCACCACCGACCTCGCCCGCACCATGCCCCCATCGTGCACCCCACCACTGACAATCCACATGACCTGCGCGAACGCCCCGCCGAAACCAGGCCATGTCACATTCCGGCCCCCTCGACCCGTCGTACACGTGAACAGCCACCGACCCGGCCGGCACCGACCCGAGGGAGCCCCAGCCATGCGCACCAGCCGAACCCCCGCCCCCCTCACCGTCATCGGCGGCGGCTTCGCCGGGCTCACCGCGGCGATCACCGCCGCGGAGGCGGGCGCGAAGGTCACCGTGTACGAGGCGCACCACACGCTCGGCGGCCGGGCCCGGACGGCGGAGGGGCCGTACCGGACGAACGAGGGACCGCACGCGCTCTACAGCGGCGGCCCGCACTGGACCTGGCTCGGGCAGCGGGACCTGATCGGACCGCTCGCCCCGCTCCCGCCCCTGGAGACCGCCCGGCTCCGCCTGCACCACAAGGGCGCCCTGCGCCGGACACCGCCGTTCGCCATGCTCAAGCTCCTGCGCCCCCGCCGGGCGGGCCGGCCCGCACCCGTCGATGTCGACTTCCGCACCTGGGCGACCGCGCAGGCCGGCGAGGAGGCCGCGCGGGCCGCCGCCAACTACGCGGCGGTGGCGCTGTTCCACCACGCCCCGGGCTCCCTGTCCGCCGCGTTCGTGCAGGAACGGCTGCGCCGGGCCACGAAGCTGCCCCCGGAGGCGCACTACCCGCGCGGCGGCTGGGCGAGCGTCATCGACCGGATGGCGGCCCGCGCCTGGAACCTGGGCGTCCGGATGGAGACCCTCAGCCGCGTCGACAGCCTCGACGCCCTCGGCGGCCGGGCAGGCGGCGGGGGCACCGGCCCGATCGTGGTCGCCACCTCCCTGGACGCCGCCCGACGCCTGCTCGGGGACGACTCGCTGACCTGGCCGAGCGGCCGTACCGCCCTCGTCGACCTCGCCGTACGCACCCGCCGGGGCGACGCCTTCGCCGTCTCCGACCTGGACGCGCCCGGCTGGATCGAGCGGTTCACCGCGCAGGACCGCACGCTGGCCCCGGCGGGCGAGCAACTGCTCCAGGGGCAGTTCCCGATCGGCCCGCACGAGTCGCGCGCCGACGGCGTCACCCGCGCCGAGCACCTGCTCGACCTGGGTTTCCCCGGCTGGCGGGACCGGGTCACCTGGCGCCGCGAGGCCACCTCGAACGGCCGTACGGGCGCGGTCGATCTGCCCGGCACCAGCTGGCGGGACCGCCCGGCCGTGGACCGGGGCGACGACGTCTACCTGGCCGGCGACCAGGTCGCGGCGCCGGGTGTCCTCTCGGAGGTGTCGTTCAACAGCGCCCTCGCGGCCGTCTCCCTGGCGCTGGGCAGGAGGTCGAAGGCCCCCCTCGACCTGAAGCAAGCCTGAGACCGCTCTCAGTGCCGCCCCGCCACCCGATCCGCCACCCGCGCCAACCGCGACGGCTCCCCCTTGTTCGACGCCGCCTCGCGCCGGTCGGCGGCACGGTACGTGGCGTACATGCCCCGCACCCCCGCCCACCGCAGCGGCTCCGGTTCCCACTTGCGGACCCGGTGGTTCACCCACGGCAGCGAGGTCAGCTCGGTGGACCCGACCTGCCCGGAGTCCCGCAGGACGAGATCGCGCAGGGTGCGAGCGGCGAGGTTGGTGGTGGCCACCCCCGAGCCGACGTAACCGCCGGCCCAGCCGAGCCCCGTCGACCGGTCGAGGGTGACCGTGGCACACCAGTCACGCGGGACCCCGAGCACGCCCGACCAGGCATGGTCGACCCGCACCCCCGCCAGCGAGGGGAAGAAGCGCACCAGGATCTCGTACAGCGCCTCGATCGTGGCCGCCTGCGTACGCCCGTCGTTGTCCGTCCGCGACCCGAAGCGGTACGGCACCCCGCGGCCGCCGAGCGCGATCCGGTCGTCGGCGGTGCGCTGCGCATACATGTACGCGTGCGCCATGTCGCCGAGCGTCTCGCGGCCCTCCCAGCCGATCGCGGCCCACTGCCCGGCCGTCAGCGGCGCGGTGGCGATCATCGAGGAGTTCATCGGCAGCCAGGTACGCCGCTGGCCCCTGAGGTTCGCCGTGAAACCCTCCGTACAGCGCAGCACATGGGGCGCCCGGACCGTGCCGTACGGCGTGACCGCCTGCCGCGGCCGGATCTCGGTCACCGGCGTCAGCTCGTGCACGGTCACCCCCAGCCGCTCGACGACGGCCGCCAGCCCCGTCACCAGCTTCACCGGGTTCAGCCGCGCCCCGTGCGGCGTCCACGTCGACCCCACCGCGTCCGCGACCCTGATCCGCTCGGCCGTCTCCCGCGCGCCGTACAGCTCGCGGTCGTCCTCCCCGTACGCCCTCTCGTGCTCGTGGAAGGCCCGCAGGCGGCTCAACTGGGCCGGGGTGCAGGCGACTTCGAGTACCCCGCCCCGGTGGATGTCCGCCTCGACACCCTCCTCGCCCGCCACCCGCACGACCTCGTCGACGGTCTCGTTCATGGCCCGCTGCAACCGCACGGCGGCCTCCCGCCCGTGCAGCCGCGCGTACCGGTCCCGCCCCGCGACCCCGTTGTAGAGCCAGCCGCCGTTGCGCCCCGAAGCCCCGTACCCGCAGAACTTCTGCTCCAGGACGACGATCCGCAGATCGGGTGCGGCCTTCTTCAGGTAGTAGGCCGTCCACAGCCCGGTGTACCCGCCTCCGACGATCACCACGTCGGCGGACGCGTCCCCGGCCAGCGGCTCCCTCGGGACAGGGAGGCCGGTCTGCGCGTACCAGAAGGAGATCCCACCGTTGACGGTGCCGGCCATCGCGTCCGAGCTGCTCATGGCGGGACGCTAACCCTTGCCGAGGGCCTCTGTCTCCTACGGATTTCGTGGCCTGCGCACCGTCGCCGGGCCCGAAATCGAAGGCGCCTCGGGCAGGCGCGCCCGTAGGGTCGCCCGCATGACCGATGCCATCCCGGTACCGGAGGAACTGGCCGCCACGCTGGCGATGTTCTTCGAGGAGAAGGGGCGGGCCTTCGCCGCCGCCCTGCCGGGCCTGGCCGCCCGGTTCCTCGACCACTGGGGCCTGCGCCCGGACGGACCGGCCATGCACGGCATGTGCGCCCTGGTCCTGCCCGTGGTCCGCACGGCCGACGAGACCCCGGCCGTCCTCAAGCTCCAGATCCTCGACGACGAGAGCGCGGGAGAGCCGGTCGCCCTGCGCGTCTGGGACGGCGACGGGGCGGTACGGCTGCTGGACCACGACCCGGAGACGGGCAGCATGCTGCTCGAACGCCTCGACCCGGCCCGCATGCTGTCCCACGAACCAGACACCCACGCGGCCGTCCTCGTCATCGCCCGCCTCCTGGCCCACCTGACCGCCACCCCCGCCCCGCCGGCCCTGCGCCGCCTGGCCGACATCGCGGCGGACATGCTGGACCGCACGCCCCCCGTGCTGGCCCGCGTCCCGGACCCCTTTGACCGCCGCCTGCTCGCGGACTGCGCGGCGGCGCTCCGCGAGGTCAGGGCCGAACCCGGCGACCGCCTTCTCCACTGGGACCTGCACTTCGGCAACGTCCTGGGCGCCGACCGCGCCCCCTGGCTCGCCATCGACCCCAAGCCCCTCGCCGGCGACCCCGCCTTCGACCTCTGGCCGGCCCTGAACAACCGCTTCGACCCGGACGACGTCCCCTGGCGCTTCGACGCGATGACCGACGTCCTCTCCCTGGACCGTGACCGCGCCCGTGCCTGGACCCTCGCCCGCCTCCTCCAGAACGCCCTCTGGGAGATCGAGGAGGGGCGCCCCCTCGACCCCGACGACCTGGAACTGGCCCGCCGGCTGCGCTGACCCACCCCCCTGGGCGCGACGTCCCGGGCCGGCTCGCCCCCGACACGCGGTCCCGGGCCGCCCACGCGACCCGGGACCCGCCGTCACTTGCCGCTGCCGCCGGGGACGCCGATGCGGGTGATCCGGTGGTCGCGGTCCAGGTCGACGACGAGCTTGACGGTCCCTCCCCGACCCCAGCTGAGGGTGACGGCGACCTTGTTTGCGGTGGCGCCGTTCTTGACCGTCCACTTCGCCGGGACGTTCTGGGCGTGCAGGATGCCGTCCGCGTTGTTGCGGGCCTCCCACTTCTCCACCTTGCGGAGAGCGTCGGGGCGGACGTAGAACTCGCGGAGTTCGGTGGTCAGCCTGCCGTTGTCCGCGTCGAGCTGGGCGTCGATGTAGGCGCCGTAGAAGTCGGCGACCCGGGTCACGTTGTCCGACGACTTGCCGCTGATGGTCCGCTGCGCGACGGCACCCGCCGTCGTCCCTCCCGTGGTCGCCTCCGCCGACGCGGTGAGCCCCAGCGGGAGGACGACGGCGGCGACGAGGCCGGCGATCAGAGCGGTGCGGCGGACGTGCTTGCGGGTGGTGGTGTTGC is drawn from Streptomyces bottropensis ATCC 25435 and contains these coding sequences:
- a CDS encoding FAD-dependent oxidoreductase: MRTSRTPAPLTVIGGGFAGLTAAITAAEAGAKVTVYEAHHTLGGRARTAEGPYRTNEGPHALYSGGPHWTWLGQRDLIGPLAPLPPLETARLRLHHKGALRRTPPFAMLKLLRPRRAGRPAPVDVDFRTWATAQAGEEAARAAANYAAVALFHHAPGSLSAAFVQERLRRATKLPPEAHYPRGGWASVIDRMAARAWNLGVRMETLSRVDSLDALGGRAGGGGTGPIVVATSLDAARRLLGDDSLTWPSGRTALVDLAVRTRRGDAFAVSDLDAPGWIERFTAQDRTLAPAGEQLLQGQFPIGPHESRADGVTRAEHLLDLGFPGWRDRVTWRREATSNGRTGAVDLPGTSWRDRPAVDRGDDVYLAGDQVAAPGVLSEVSFNSALAAVSLALGRRSKAPLDLKQA
- a CDS encoding NAD(P)/FAD-dependent oxidoreductase: MSSSDAMAGTVNGGISFWYAQTGLPVPREPLAGDASADVVIVGGGYTGLWTAYYLKKAAPDLRIVVLEQKFCGYGASGRNGGWLYNGVAGRDRYARLHGREAAVRLQRAMNETVDEVVRVAGEEGVEADIHRGGVLEVACTPAQLSRLRAFHEHERAYGEDDRELYGARETAERIRVADAVGSTWTPHGARLNPVKLVTGLAAVVERLGVTVHELTPVTEIRPRQAVTPYGTVRAPHVLRCTEGFTANLRGQRRTWLPMNSSMIATAPLTAGQWAAIGWEGRETLGDMAHAYMYAQRTADDRIALGGRGVPYRFGSRTDNDGRTQAATIEALYEILVRFFPSLAGVRVDHAWSGVLGVPRDWCATVTLDRSTGLGWAGGYVGSGVATTNLAARTLRDLVLRDSGQVGSTELTSLPWVNHRVRKWEPEPLRWAGVRGMYATYRAADRREAASNKGEPSRLARVADRVAGRH
- a CDS encoding aminoglycoside phosphotransferase family protein — its product is MTDAIPVPEELAATLAMFFEEKGRAFAAALPGLAARFLDHWGLRPDGPAMHGMCALVLPVVRTADETPAVLKLQILDDESAGEPVALRVWDGDGAVRLLDHDPETGSMLLERLDPARMLSHEPDTHAAVLVIARLLAHLTATPAPPALRRLADIAADMLDRTPPVLARVPDPFDRRLLADCAAALREVRAEPGDRLLHWDLHFGNVLGADRAPWLAIDPKPLAGDPAFDLWPALNNRFDPDDVPWRFDAMTDVLSLDRDRARAWTLARLLQNALWEIEEGRPLDPDDLELARRLR